AAGCCTGCATGCACTCCTCAATCGCGCCGCCATGATAATGCGAGATGGCTAGAATACCGCCCGCTACCGCGGCATTCAGCTCAGCGCCCGTCGTGGCAATGGTTCGCGCGGTCAAGCTCGACGGCGGCGTGGGCCCATGATCAATCACGGAGACCAAAATCGCTTCAATCATCCTGCCTTCGTTGCGCTTGGGCAGTTCCCCTCTCAGCGTGAGATACACCGCCTCGCCAAACGAGACAACGCCGATTAACTGCTCGATTGGATAGCCGCGAAGCAAAATGCTATTGCGTTCAACCTTTGAAACTGCTGTCTTCCACGTCTCGTCCACTCTGCCCTCCTAACCCCAAATCCCAAGCACGAAATCCGAAACGTTTCGGATTTGGGATTTCGTGCTTCGGATTTTCCCTCGAAGAGGGTTACGGATCACGGAATGATCGGCGCAACGCCGAGCTGTTCAACTACCTGCTTGGTCACTGCTGGCACATCGTTAAACGACTCGACCACATACGCGCCTGCTGCCCGTAATCGGGAGACCTTGCCTTCATACGTGCCGCGCTCCCCTTCGATAATGGCCCCAGCATGAGAAAATCGTGTGCCCGATTGCGCCGCTTTGCCTCCAATGTATGCCACGAGCGGTTTCGTGAAGGCGCCGCGCTCGATCAGCTCGGCTACTCGCTCCTCTTGCGTGGTTCCAATTTCACCGAACATCACCACTGCCGCCGTCTGTTCATCCGCTTCGAATAGCTCTAACACATCGGGCAGCGGCAATCCCACGACCGCATCGCCGCCCACATGCACGATAGTGCTCACGCCAACGCCATGCTTGCATAAGTAGTAGCCAGTCGAAACGCTCATCCCACCGCTGCGCGAGACGATTCCCACCGGCCCCGGTTGAAACCATGCCTTGGCCGATGCAGCGCGGCCACCAACCATGCCCAGCAATCCCTTGCCCGGACTCAATACGCCAACCGTGTTCGGCCCGACAAACCGAATCCCTCGTTGCTGCGCGGCATGCACGATCTCCAACACGTCATACAGCGGCACGCGATCCGGAATGAGCACGAGCAACTTGATGTCAGCAGCAAT
This region of Blastocatellia bacterium genomic DNA includes:
- a CDS encoding CoA-binding protein; amino-acid sequence: MAILIDQTKRVLVQGITGREGLLRTRLMLEYGTQVVAGCTPGKGGETVHGVPVFDTVEEAIEQVGPVDISVIFVPAPLVKDAALEAIAADIKLLVLIPDRVPLYDVLEIVHAAQQRGIRFVGPNTVGVLSPGKGLLGMVGGRAASAKAWFQPGPVGIVSRSGGMSVSTGYYLCKHGVGVSTIVHVGGDAVVGLPLPDVLELFEADEQTAAVVMFGEIGTTQEERVAELIERGAFTKPLVAYIGGKAAQSGTRFSHAGAIIEGERGTYEGKVSRLRAAGAYVVESFNDVPAVTKQVVEQLGVAPIIP